A genome region from Cardiocondyla obscurior isolate alpha-2009 linkage group LG14, Cobs3.1, whole genome shotgun sequence includes the following:
- the Dnali1 gene encoding axonemal dynein light intermediate polypeptide 1 — protein MAAAVKERTIPAVDTLVKYDTPVLITTHPEKPRKDSAKAGVAACKIQATPGSADTRRETTEILNRILPPKEWEEDGQIWTQRVSSTPATRLDVINLQEQLDMRLQQRQARETGICPVRRQLYAQCFDELIRQVTVNCAERGLLLLRVRDEINMTLAAYQTLYQSSIAFGIRKALQAEQGKENLINTAEELKLQKVELEKIVAELKLKYDQSEKRSAELREAEEKKHMEEVQFLKKTNLQLKTQLEGIIASKK, from the exons ATGGCAGCAGCGGTCAAAGAACGTACGATTCCTGCTGTAGACACGTTGGTAAAGTATGACACACCGGTCTTGATCACAACTCATCCGGAGAAG CCACGTAAAGATTCAGCTAAAGCTGGCGTAGCTGCTTGCAAAATTCAGGCAACTCCAGGTTCAGCCGATACGCGACGAGAGACtacagaaattttaaatagaattttaccACCGAAGGAATGGGAAGAGGATGGTCAGATATGGACTCAGCgt GTGTCGAGTACTCCCGCAACACGATtagacgtaataaatttacaagaGCAACTTGATATGCGATTGCAACAAAGACAGGCTAGAGAGACGGGTATTTGTCCCGTTCGTAGACAGCTCTATGCCCAATGCTTCG ATGAGTTAATACGACAAGTGACTGTGAATTGTGCCGAACGTGGATTACTTTTATTGCGAGTGAGGGATGAAATTAACATGACATTGGCTGCGTATCAGACATTGTATCAAAGCAGTATCGCTTTTGGGATACGTAAAGCGCTgcaa GCCGAACAAGGGAAGGAAAACTTGATTAATACGGCcgaggaattaaaattacaaaaagttGAACTGGAGAAAATAGTTGCGGAATTAAAACTCAAATATGATCAGTCTGAAAAAAGGTCAGCCGAATTAAGGgaagcggaggaaaaaaaacatatgGAGGAAGTGCAGTTCCTTAAAAAGacaaatttgcaattaaag actCAGTTAGAAGGTATAATTGCATCGAAAAAGTGA